One stretch of Geoalkalibacter ferrihydriticus DSM 17813 DNA includes these proteins:
- a CDS encoding pyridoxal-phosphate-dependent aminotransferase family protein produces MHKKLYIPGPVEVSPDVMEAMCAPMVGHRMKEYALVHEKVTSALKQLLNTQDPVFLSTSSAFGVMEGAVRNLVQKRCACFGNGAFSGKWHDVTRRCGIEADLFSAPWGAPITAALVEKALSTGKYDAMTLVHNETSTGVMSPLDEIAAVMKKFPKVSFIVDTVSSMSAVPLDLTELGTDVCLAGVQKAFGLPPGLTVFSVSRRALDKARTTPARGYYFDFEEFEQNDLKHNTPSTPCISLIYALAHQLDKMFAEGLAQRYARHARMADAARAWVQTQGFSLFAAEGARSQTLTCANNDGRTDLETLKKLAAERGYAIDNGYGKIKNQTFRIAHMADMTLKDLDELFGLLEELLPQARK; encoded by the coding sequence ATGCACAAAAAACTCTACATCCCCGGCCCGGTGGAGGTGTCGCCTGATGTCATGGAGGCCATGTGCGCCCCCATGGTCGGCCATCGCATGAAAGAATATGCCTTGGTCCATGAGAAAGTAACCAGCGCCCTCAAACAATTGCTCAACACCCAGGATCCGGTGTTTCTGTCTACATCCAGCGCTTTCGGCGTCATGGAAGGGGCGGTGCGCAATCTGGTGCAGAAACGCTGCGCCTGTTTCGGCAACGGCGCCTTTAGCGGCAAGTGGCACGACGTCACGCGCCGTTGCGGCATCGAGGCCGACCTGTTCAGTGCGCCCTGGGGCGCGCCCATCACTGCCGCGCTGGTCGAGAAAGCCCTGTCCACGGGAAAATACGACGCCATGACTCTGGTCCACAACGAAACCTCCACCGGTGTGATGTCGCCCTTGGATGAGATCGCGGCGGTCATGAAAAAGTTTCCGAAAGTCTCCTTTATCGTCGACACGGTCTCCTCAATGAGCGCGGTTCCCCTGGATCTGACAGAATTGGGTACCGATGTCTGCTTGGCCGGGGTCCAGAAAGCCTTCGGTCTGCCGCCGGGGCTGACGGTTTTTTCCGTCTCGCGGCGTGCCCTCGACAAGGCCCGTACCACTCCCGCCCGCGGCTACTATTTCGATTTTGAGGAATTCGAACAGAATGACCTTAAGCACAACACGCCGAGCACCCCGTGCATCAGCCTGATCTACGCCCTGGCCCATCAACTCGACAAGATGTTTGCCGAAGGCCTTGCCCAGCGCTATGCCCGCCACGCGCGCATGGCCGATGCCGCGCGCGCCTGGGTGCAGACCCAGGGCTTCAGCCTGTTCGCCGCTGAAGGTGCGCGCTCGCAAACCCTGACCTGCGCCAACAACGATGGTCGCACCGATCTTGAAACCCTGAAAAAACTCGCCGCTGAGCGCGGCTATGCCATCGACAACGGCTACGGCAAGATCAAGAACCAAACCTTTCGCATCGCTCACATGGCCGACATGACCCTGAAGGATCTGGATGAGCTGTTCGGTCTGCTCGAGGAGTTGCTGCCCCAAGCGCGAAAATAG
- the def gene encoding peptide deformylase, whose product MALRKILHYPEPLLREVSQPVTEVNDDIRELARDMTETMYAAPGVGLAAPQVGVLKRVIVLDCSPQDEERQLIVAVNPEILSGTGEINEEEGCLSVPGYYARVVRSPEVRVGFLDLQGETVEMTVEGLLAVAFQHEIDHLNGVLFVDHLSSLKKNLFKKKYKKIMEKKQEEL is encoded by the coding sequence ATGGCCCTTCGCAAAATTCTGCACTATCCCGAGCCGCTGCTGCGTGAGGTTTCGCAGCCGGTCACCGAGGTCAACGATGACATCCGCGAATTAGCGCGCGACATGACGGAAACCATGTATGCCGCACCCGGCGTCGGCCTGGCCGCGCCCCAGGTCGGGGTGCTCAAACGGGTGATCGTACTCGACTGCTCTCCCCAGGACGAAGAGCGACAACTGATCGTTGCGGTCAATCCGGAAATCCTTTCCGGCACAGGCGAAATCAATGAAGAGGAAGGCTGCCTGTCGGTGCCCGGCTATTACGCCCGCGTGGTGCGCAGTCCTGAAGTGCGGGTAGGCTTTCTCGATCTTCAGGGCGAAACTGTCGAAATGACGGTCGAGGGTCTGCTCGCGGTCGCATTTCAGCATGAAATCGACCATCTCAACGGTGTACTGTTCGTCGACCACCTTTCCTCTCTGAAAAAAAACCTGTTCAAGAAAAAATACAAAAAAATCATGGAGAAAAAGCAGGAGGAGCTGTGA
- the fmt gene encoding methionyl-tRNA formyltransferase, whose protein sequence is MGTPAFALPTLQGLLASGLQLVGVYTQPDRPKGRGKQLAPPPVKLLAEQHGIPVFQPPRLRRPEVVEELRALAPDLIVVVAYGQILPQSVLDIPRHGCINVHASLLPRHRGAAPINKAIMDGDQETGITTMLMDVGLDTGDMLIKRSTPIHPNETAGELHDRLALLGRETMEETLARLCAGLLQPEKQDDSQSTYAPMLKKEDGLIDWNRDARTLHNQVRGLDPWPGAYTHLNGEVLRLADTRPAQGQGRPGTVLAADAAGIHIACGQGALVIGALQLPGRKRLSAADFLRGRALPPGTTLG, encoded by the coding sequence ATGGGCACCCCCGCCTTTGCCCTGCCCACCCTGCAGGGACTGCTCGCTTCCGGTCTGCAACTGGTCGGCGTCTATACCCAGCCTGACCGGCCCAAGGGCCGCGGCAAGCAGCTGGCACCGCCGCCGGTCAAACTGCTCGCCGAGCAGCACGGCATCCCCGTCTTTCAGCCGCCCAGATTGCGCCGCCCCGAGGTTGTGGAAGAACTGCGCGCCCTGGCCCCCGACCTCATCGTGGTGGTGGCCTACGGCCAGATTTTGCCGCAAAGCGTGCTCGACATTCCCCGCCACGGCTGCATCAATGTCCACGCCAGCCTGCTGCCCCGCCACCGGGGTGCGGCGCCCATCAACAAGGCGATCATGGACGGTGACCAGGAAACCGGCATTACGACCATGCTCATGGATGTCGGCCTGGACACCGGCGACATGCTCATCAAGCGCTCCACGCCCATCCACCCGAACGAAACCGCTGGAGAACTGCACGACCGCCTTGCCCTGCTCGGACGCGAAACCATGGAAGAAACCCTGGCCCGCTTGTGCGCCGGACTTCTGCAACCGGAAAAGCAGGATGACAGCCAGAGCACTTACGCGCCCATGCTCAAAAAAGAAGATGGCCTGATCGACTGGAACCGCGATGCGCGCACGCTGCACAATCAGGTGCGCGGTCTCGACCCCTGGCCCGGCGCATATACGCACCTCAACGGCGAAGTGCTGCGTTTGGCCGACACCCGCCCCGCGCAAGGGCAGGGCCGGCCCGGCACGGTGCTGGCCGCAGACGCTGCGGGCATCCACATCGCCTGTGGCCAGGGGGCGCTGGTGATCGGAGCGCTGCAGCTACCCGGGCGCAAACGCCTGAGCGCCGCAGATTTTTTGCGCGGCAGAGCCCTGCCCCCCGGGACCACACTCGGTTGA
- a CDS encoding DUF116 domain-containing protein, protein MNDSSSPQSRLQPRKRLFIGLLAGVCALVLGLALLLWWAPSVGLANIHPVLPVVLAVVLATLSLCIVGGLLLLVATLLTGRDLFFSERLRRVVIKYLFPGIIGLGRLLGMDRDTLHQSFIALNNQLVQAKKLRVGAGQVLILLPHCVQLFDCGIKITGDVSKCTGCGRCDIKGLVEIATERGIDIAVATGGTLARKIIVDKRPRLIVAVACERDLTSGIRDAYPLPVIGILNERPHGPCFNTQIVLEQVRDALDQCVVR, encoded by the coding sequence GTGAACGATTCCTCTTCTCCGCAGAGCAGACTCCAACCCCGCAAACGCTTGTTTATCGGCCTGCTCGCCGGTGTCTGCGCTCTGGTTCTGGGGCTCGCGCTTCTGCTGTGGTGGGCACCGAGCGTCGGTCTGGCCAACATTCACCCGGTGTTGCCCGTCGTTCTCGCAGTGGTGCTGGCGACCCTGTCCCTGTGCATTGTCGGCGGCCTGCTGCTACTGGTAGCGACCCTGCTCACCGGGCGCGACCTGTTTTTTTCCGAACGCCTGCGGCGGGTGGTCATCAAATACCTGTTTCCCGGCATCATCGGCTTGGGTCGCCTGCTCGGCATGGATCGCGACACCCTGCATCAGTCCTTCATCGCTCTTAACAACCAACTGGTGCAGGCCAAGAAGCTGCGGGTCGGTGCCGGACAGGTACTGATTCTGCTGCCCCACTGCGTTCAGCTTTTCGATTGCGGCATTAAAATCACTGGTGACGTGAGCAAGTGCACCGGCTGCGGGCGCTGTGACATCAAAGGACTGGTGGAGATCGCCACCGAACGTGGCATCGACATCGCGGTGGCCACCGGCGGCACCCTTGCGCGCAAGATCATTGTCGACAAACGGCCGCGGCTGATCGTGGCGGTGGCCTGCGAGCGGGATCTGACCTCGGGCATCCGCGATGCCTATCCCCTGCCGGTCATCGGAATTCTCAACGAGCGGCCTCACGGCCCCTGCTTCAACACCCAGATCGTGCTTGAGCAGGTGCGCGACGCCCTCGACCAATGCGTCGTGCGCTGA
- the rsmB gene encoding 16S rRNA (cytosine(967)-C(5))-methyltransferase RsmB, whose protein sequence is MAITSPRHAAFDILRQVENGAFADLAIDAALKRLSLADPRDRALLTELVYGVLRRRGRLDFALSRCCRQPLSKLEPAVLRLLRLGAHQLLHLERIPAHAVLNETVNLARGLGLERATGLINGVLRRLTREQQTIPWPEAHRAPQAHLEHALSLPSWLAQHLLTQFGPREACELAAALLDPAPFTLRANRIKATREILLERLTQAGHQGRETHYADQGVVLEKRGDSELPGNSEGLYQVQDQASQLIAPLLASQAGETILDACAAPGGKTTHLAALTENHARILALDLHPQRVALIRQGAQRLGCTCIEARSWDMTHAPDFIPEQSCHRILVDAPCSGLGVLRRNPELRWRRKPQDLAEMAALQGAILAGAAPLLRPGGVLLYSVCTFTREETEEVIAAFLAAHRDFARDDLRPHAPPHWQELFDEQGALCTLPHRHDGMDAFWAVRLKKR, encoded by the coding sequence TTGGCCATCACCTCCCCACGCCATGCGGCGTTTGACATTTTGCGCCAGGTCGAAAACGGCGCCTTCGCCGATCTGGCCATCGACGCCGCCCTCAAGCGCCTGAGTCTGGCCGATCCACGTGACCGGGCGCTGCTGACCGAACTGGTGTACGGAGTACTGCGCCGTCGCGGACGGCTCGATTTCGCCCTGAGCCGCTGCTGTCGGCAGCCCCTGTCAAAGCTTGAGCCGGCGGTGCTGCGCCTGCTGCGCCTGGGAGCTCACCAACTGCTGCACCTGGAGCGGATTCCCGCCCACGCCGTGCTCAACGAAACCGTCAATCTCGCCCGAGGTCTGGGCCTGGAGCGCGCTACCGGCCTGATCAACGGCGTGCTGCGCCGCCTCACCCGCGAACAGCAAACGATTCCATGGCCCGAAGCGCACCGCGCACCCCAGGCTCATTTAGAGCACGCCCTATCTTTGCCAAGCTGGCTGGCACAGCACCTGCTCACCCAGTTCGGCCCGCGGGAAGCCTGCGAACTGGCCGCCGCCCTACTCGATCCCGCCCCCTTCACACTGCGTGCAAACCGCATCAAGGCCACGCGCGAAATACTTCTTGAGCGGCTTACCCAAGCTGGTCATCAGGGACGCGAGACTCATTACGCTGATCAGGGCGTGGTGCTGGAGAAGCGCGGCGACAGCGAATTGCCGGGCAACAGCGAAGGACTCTATCAGGTCCAGGATCAGGCGAGCCAGCTCATTGCGCCGCTGCTCGCTTCCCAAGCCGGCGAAACCATTCTCGACGCCTGCGCCGCGCCCGGCGGCAAGACCACGCATCTGGCCGCCCTTACCGAGAATCACGCCCGCATTCTTGCCCTGGACCTGCATCCCCAACGCGTGGCGTTGATTCGCCAGGGTGCCCAACGTCTGGGCTGCACATGCATCGAGGCGCGCTCCTGGGATATGACCCATGCTCCCGACTTTATTCCCGAGCAAAGCTGCCATCGCATTCTGGTCGACGCACCCTGCAGCGGTCTCGGCGTCCTGCGCCGCAACCCCGAATTACGCTGGCGGCGCAAACCCCAGGATCTTGCGGAAATGGCCGCCCTGCAAGGTGCCATCCTTGCCGGCGCCGCGCCCCTGCTGCGCCCGGGCGGTGTGTTGCTTTATTCGGTGTGCACCTTCACCCGCGAGGAAACCGAAGAGGTGATCGCGGCTTTTCTCGCCGCCCACCGGGACTTCGCGCGCGATGACCTGCGGCCACACGCACCGCCCCACTGGCAGGAACTGTTTGACGAGCAGGGCGCGCTCTGCACCCTGCCCCACCGCCACGACGGCATGGATGCGTTCTGGGCGGTAAGACTTAAAAAACGGTAA
- the rpe gene encoding ribulose-phosphate 3-epimerase yields MIKIAPSILSADFARLGEEVWAIEAAGADYVHVDVMDGHFVPNLTIGPPVVAALRKVTKLPLDVHLMINNPDAYIPDFAQAGADIITVHQEASTHLHRSVQLIRSLGKKAGVSINPATPVGTLEIVLDDLDLVLVMSVNPGFGGQSFIPSALGKITTLRREITRRGLQVELEVDGGVKPDNIAEIAAAGADVFVAGSAVFGSGDYAATIAALKANAAAPSA; encoded by the coding sequence ATGATCAAAATCGCCCCCTCCATCCTTTCCGCCGATTTTGCCCGCCTGGGCGAGGAAGTGTGGGCCATTGAGGCGGCCGGCGCCGACTACGTGCATGTCGACGTCATGGACGGCCACTTCGTGCCCAACCTGACCATCGGCCCACCGGTGGTCGCCGCGTTGCGCAAGGTCACGAAGCTGCCCCTCGATGTGCATCTGATGATCAACAACCCCGACGCCTACATTCCGGATTTCGCCCAGGCCGGCGCCGATATTATTACCGTGCATCAGGAGGCGAGCACTCATCTGCACCGCTCGGTGCAGCTAATCCGCAGTCTCGGCAAGAAAGCCGGAGTCTCCATTAATCCGGCTACCCCGGTCGGCACTCTGGAAATCGTTCTCGACGATCTTGACCTGGTGCTGGTGATGAGCGTCAACCCCGGCTTCGGCGGACAGAGCTTCATCCCTTCGGCCCTGGGCAAGATCACGACCCTGCGCCGCGAAATCACAAGGCGCGGCCTTCAGGTGGAACTCGAAGTCGACGGCGGCGTCAAACCGGACAACATTGCCGAGATCGCCGCCGCCGGCGCCGATGTGTTTGTCGCGGGCAGCGCGGTTTTCGGCAGCGGCGATTATGCCGCCACCATCGCCGCCCTCAAGGCCAACGCTGCCGCTCCGAGCGCATGA
- a CDS encoding NUDIX hydrolase codes for MRLDPERVRHVLAAHTPQRLPRENLAPAAVLLPLFVRDGEDQVLFTRRPDTMPHHQGEISFPGGRRQPEDFDLLATALRETEEEMGIASEDVQILGRLDDFFSVHGYHITPFVGYFAYPYAFRVNPREVAEVIMVPLSRLRDPAIFRTEDWSHRGRSYPVHFYEIDHHQIWGLTAAMLSQFLQLAAKA; via the coding sequence ATGAGACTCGACCCCGAAAGGGTGCGCCATGTGCTGGCGGCGCATACGCCGCAGCGTCTGCCCAGGGAAAACCTGGCGCCGGCGGCGGTGCTGCTGCCGCTCTTCGTGCGCGACGGCGAAGATCAGGTTCTCTTCACCCGGCGCCCAGATACCATGCCCCACCATCAGGGAGAGATCTCGTTTCCCGGCGGCCGGCGACAACCGGAAGACTTTGATCTTCTGGCAACCGCCTTGCGCGAGACAGAAGAAGAGATGGGCATCGCGAGCGAGGATGTGCAGATCCTCGGTCGCCTTGATGATTTTTTTTCAGTCCATGGCTACCATATAACCCCTTTCGTCGGCTATTTTGCCTATCCTTATGCGTTTCGCGTCAATCCACGCGAGGTTGCCGAAGTCATCATGGTGCCCCTGTCCCGCTTGCGGGATCCGGCGATTTTCCGCACCGAGGATTGGAGTCATCGCGGGCGCAGCTATCCGGTGCATTTTTACGAAATCGATCACCATCAGATTTGGGGATTAACCGCCGCTATGCTCAGCCAATTTCTGCAACTGGCGGCCAAAGCCTGA
- a CDS encoding DUF3365 domain-containing protein: MNFFRNLGLLAKISVIVVAILTLFLGFNALLNYHQQKNIILDEALMKARGAAYHAVQAREYLSAQYLAGQVELSKERYGLIPVVASNRIGLLVAQDLDYHIRQTSDRYRNPDNAPDPFEAAALKTFREEQSMLEYFEETTLDGEPMFRYMLPFSADESCLQCHGDPAEAPAYIQELFPRETDQAYNYELGEIIGAASISIPMEDLYRQIYANLRFDLLATGGTFLALITCLGFLIRHTVTRPLSQLGGAIGEIMRTGRFEEQLPGRGRDEIGHLIEVFNEMTAHLREKTGALEESERRFRLLTENARDGIISFLANGQIILFNRQAEKIFGFSKREAIGMNISELIHPDCPSIHQIGAQEYFRIHSAELMKEIRRIPGRRRDGSAMSMELALSLTESDGHIFYTAIVRV, encoded by the coding sequence ATGAATTTTTTTCGCAATCTCGGCCTGCTGGCTAAGATCTCCGTGATCGTGGTCGCCATCCTGACGCTTTTTCTCGGGTTCAACGCCCTGCTCAACTATCATCAGCAAAAAAACATTATCCTCGACGAAGCCCTGATGAAGGCCCGCGGCGCCGCCTACCACGCTGTACAAGCACGCGAATATCTTTCGGCCCAATACCTCGCAGGCCAGGTCGAATTGTCGAAGGAGCGCTACGGACTGATTCCGGTGGTCGCATCCAATCGCATCGGGCTGCTGGTGGCCCAGGATCTTGATTACCATATCCGCCAGACCTCGGACCGCTACCGCAATCCCGACAATGCTCCCGATCCTTTTGAGGCCGCAGCGCTCAAGACGTTTCGTGAAGAGCAAAGCATGCTGGAATATTTTGAAGAAACGACTCTCGACGGCGAGCCGATGTTTCGCTACATGCTGCCCTTCAGCGCCGACGAGAGCTGCCTACAGTGCCACGGCGACCCCGCAGAGGCACCTGCATACATTCAGGAGCTTTTCCCCCGCGAAACAGATCAGGCCTACAATTATGAACTCGGTGAAATCATCGGCGCCGCTTCCATCAGCATTCCCATGGAGGATCTCTACCGCCAGATCTACGCCAATCTGCGTTTTGATCTGCTGGCCACCGGAGGCACCTTCCTCGCCCTCATTACGTGCCTGGGCTTTCTCATCCGCCACACCGTGACCCGTCCCCTATCGCAGCTCGGCGGCGCCATCGGCGAGATCATGCGAACCGGACGCTTCGAGGAACAGCTCCCCGGCCGCGGACGTGACGAAATCGGTCACCTCATCGAAGTTTTCAATGAAATGACTGCGCATCTGCGCGAGAAGACCGGCGCGCTCGAGGAATCCGAGCGACGCTTTCGCCTGCTCACCGAGAACGCCCGCGACGGCATCATCTCGTTTCTCGCCAACGGCCAGATTATTCTTTTCAATCGCCAGGCGGAGAAAATTTTCGGCTTCAGCAAACGCGAAGCCATTGGCATGAACATCAGCGAACTCATCCACCCTGACTGCCCCTCCATTCACCAGATCGGCGCCCAGGAATATTTTCGTATCCATTCCGCCGAACTGATGAAGGAAATCCGCCGGATTCCGGGGCGGCGGCGCGACGGTTCGGCGATGTCCATGGAACTCGCCCTGTCCTTGACCGAATCCGACGGGCATATCTTCTATACGGCGATTGTGAGGGTTTAA
- a CDS encoding bifunctional homocysteine S-methyltransferase/methylenetetrahydrofolate reductase: MTVYPSRSQRFLDLLQQRVLVGDGAMGTLLYQRGVALDANFEHLNLVRPQLVLEVHQDYAAAGAEVLETNTFGANRLRLGAIGLAHKVAAINTAGARLARQVAGEERFVAGSVGPLPPARGEEQDLSETQKGEILREQMSALAEGGVDLFILETFSSLADLQLALGIAADLGLPASAQLAFLEGGRTRDGVAAEAAVRALEQADAALIGANCGAGPRDLLTVLRQIAPLTQRPLAAYANSGFPQYRDGRFIYLATPEYFAAMGREMALAGATLIGGCCGTTPDHIRALAQSLNQLTPAARPSAPARPHATQPSISPKPAAPHFLADWGRRPIITVELDPPRGLNCDKVLGAAEKLRAAGVDAISLAENPLARIRMGNLALACRMQEQTGVPVIAHVTCRDRNLIGLHSEMMGAHLLGIRNLLAVTGDPVSLGGEAGASSVFDLNSIGLLELLTALNEGINLFGTELEGRSEFLLGAAFNPNVRHMDGQIRRLEKKIAAGARFVQTQPVYSHEILDKMLTLTDPLEIPVLVGILPLVSERNAEFLHNEVPGISLPDEVRKRMRGLRGEEGIREGLAISGELVAAGRGRVGGWYLMPPFGKVDLALALMKEIRRNAEH, encoded by the coding sequence ATGACTGTCTATCCTTCTCGTTCTCAGCGTTTTCTCGATCTTCTTCAACAGCGCGTCCTGGTCGGCGATGGTGCCATGGGCACCCTGCTGTACCAGCGCGGCGTGGCGCTTGACGCCAATTTCGAGCATCTCAACCTGGTTCGTCCACAATTGGTTCTGGAGGTGCATCAGGACTACGCCGCCGCCGGCGCCGAGGTTCTGGAAACCAATACCTTCGGCGCCAATCGCTTGCGCCTGGGAGCCATCGGGCTCGCCCACAAGGTCGCCGCAATCAATACCGCCGGGGCGCGGTTGGCGCGACAGGTGGCAGGCGAAGAACGCTTTGTCGCCGGTTCGGTCGGCCCTCTGCCACCGGCGCGCGGCGAGGAACAGGATCTGAGCGAAACGCAGAAAGGCGAAATTCTCCGCGAGCAGATGTCCGCCCTGGCCGAAGGCGGGGTTGATCTATTTATTCTGGAAACCTTCTCTTCTCTGGCCGACCTGCAACTGGCCCTGGGAATCGCAGCCGATTTGGGGTTGCCGGCCAGCGCCCAATTGGCGTTTCTCGAAGGCGGACGCACCCGCGACGGAGTCGCCGCCGAGGCTGCGGTTCGCGCCCTGGAGCAGGCCGATGCGGCGCTCATCGGCGCCAATTGCGGCGCGGGGCCGCGCGACCTGCTCACCGTCCTGCGCCAGATTGCCCCCCTGACTCAAAGACCGCTTGCAGCCTATGCCAATTCGGGCTTTCCCCAGTACCGCGATGGACGTTTTATTTATTTGGCGACGCCGGAATATTTTGCCGCCATGGGTCGCGAAATGGCTCTGGCCGGAGCGACACTGATCGGGGGCTGCTGCGGCACCACCCCGGATCACATCCGTGCGTTGGCCCAGTCCCTCAACCAGCTCACTCCGGCGGCTCGGCCATCCGCGCCGGCCCGCCCCCATGCCACGCAACCTTCGATCTCGCCAAAACCTGCAGCACCGCACTTTCTCGCCGACTGGGGCCGGCGGCCCATCATCACCGTCGAACTCGACCCGCCGCGCGGGCTCAATTGCGACAAAGTGCTGGGCGCCGCCGAAAAACTGCGCGCCGCCGGCGTCGATGCCATCAGCCTGGCGGAAAATCCCCTGGCCCGCATCCGCATGGGCAACCTCGCCCTGGCCTGCCGCATGCAAGAGCAGACCGGCGTACCGGTCATCGCGCATGTCACCTGCCGGGATCGCAACCTCATCGGCCTGCACTCCGAAATGATGGGCGCCCACCTGCTGGGCATCCGCAACCTTCTCGCCGTGACCGGCGATCCGGTGTCCCTCGGCGGCGAGGCCGGGGCCTCAAGCGTCTTTGATCTCAACTCCATCGGTCTGCTGGAGCTGCTCACTGCGCTCAATGAGGGAATAAATCTTTTCGGCACCGAATTGGAGGGCCGCAGCGAATTTCTTCTCGGCGCTGCGTTCAACCCCAATGTGCGCCACATGGATGGACAAATCCGGCGGCTGGAAAAGAAAATCGCCGCCGGCGCACGCTTTGTGCAAACCCAGCCGGTTTACAGTCACGAGATTCTGGATAAAATGCTGACACTGACCGATCCCCTGGAAATACCGGTCCTCGTCGGCATTCTGCCCCTGGTGAGCGAGCGCAACGCCGAATTTCTGCATAACGAGGTGCCGGGCATTTCACTGCCCGATGAGGTGCGCAAGCGCATGCGTGGGCTGCGCGGCGAAGAAGGGATCCGGGAGGGGCTGGCCATTTCTGGCGAGCTGGTGGCGGCGGGGCGCGGACGGGTCGGCGGCTGGTATCTGATGCCGCCTTTCGGCAAGGTTGATCTGGCGCTGGCGCTTATGAAGGAGATTCGCCGGAACGCGGAGCACTGA
- the grxC gene encoding glutaredoxin 3, producing the protein MKRVEIYTKSYCPYCKRAKELLHIKGIDYIEYDVTDDPRKEQEMRQRSGRTTVPEVFIEDRLVGGCSDLFEFDEKGELDKMLGLSAPRSGESPS; encoded by the coding sequence ATGAAACGCGTTGAAATATATACGAAAAGCTACTGTCCCTATTGCAAGAGGGCGAAAGAGCTGCTCCACATCAAGGGGATCGATTACATCGAATACGATGTCACCGACGATCCCCGCAAGGAGCAGGAAATGAGGCAGCGCTCAGGACGGACCACCGTGCCCGAAGTCTTCATCGAAGATCGACTTGTGGGCGGCTGCAGTGATCTCTTCGAATTTGACGAAAAAGGTGAACTCGACAAAATGCTCGGCCTCAGTGCTCCGCGTTCCGGCGAATCTCCTTCATAA